The following proteins are encoded in a genomic region of Betaproteobacteria bacterium:
- a CDS encoding transglutaminase family protein, translating to MTIRVALYHETQYRYDRLISVGPQEVRLKPAAHCRTPIDAYSLRVSPQKHFINWQQDPYGNFLARLVFPEKTRELKIVVDLVADMTVINPFDFFLEKFVERFPFEYPPNLLRELAPFLERDEPTPRFAQWLAAFRKERLQGEVVTVDMLVDINQRVQQAVSYIVRMEPGVQMPEETLAKGSGSCRDSGWLLVQLLRHLGLAARFVSGYLIQLAPDVKALDGPSGPAEDFTDLHAWAEVYLPGAGWVGLDPTSGLLAGEGHIPLAATALPSSAAPVTGLIDPCETAFEVKMHVTRVHEDPRVTKPLTQTQWEAVDALGRKVDSQLVAWDVRLTMGGEPTFVSVDDMDGAEWNFNALGDRKRELAGELLLRLRDRFAKDSVLYHGQGKWYPGEPLPRWALGFLWRDDGLPLWKKPELLAGDEPGRAGPAESSQFARTLAALLGLPASCLIPAYEDVWSAVKDEARLPANVDPLQRDLADPAARTRLAALLDGKLGEVRGYVLPLRPAPAQATADSKSKVTEGHPGWQSSAWPLRRENLYLVPGDSPMGYRLPLGSLPWQAPEDEEPIVHPDPFAERLPLPAGVAFPVEAGKTPSAGTRDVIKTALCIETRNGCLHVFLPPVPAVEDFVALLATIEETAARTGIPLRIEGYLPPADPRVKRLFVTPDPGVIEVNVHPADSWTELVENTRILYEEARLTRLGTEKFMLDGRHTGTGGGNHVTIGGAAPVDSPLLRRPDLLRSLITYWQNHPALSYLFSGMFIGPTSQAPRVDEARDDSLYELGIAFDEMSRLSCAGQEVPEPWLVDRLLRHILVDVTGNTHRAEFSIDKLYSPDGPTGRLGLLEFRAFEMPPHWQMSALQLLLLRALVARFWKTPYEGRLIDWGTSLHDRFMLPHFVAGDMQEVIEDLAQSGYGFEAEWFAPFFEFRFPRYGTVNYQGIELEVRQALEPWHVLGEEAQAGGTTRYVDSSVERVQVKVRHMHGNRYSVLCNGRTVPLTSTGTRGEFVAGVRYKAWQPPAALHPTIGVHTPLVFDLYDTFSGRAVGGCTYHVMHPGGRNYQRFPVNANEAEARRVARFLAMGHTPGAMAYRPEQPSQSFPLTLDLRREPDYGVAMVVAGRQMAQEQQQQQS from the coding sequence ATGACCATCCGCGTCGCGCTGTACCACGAAACGCAGTACCGCTACGACCGCCTCATCTCGGTCGGTCCCCAGGAAGTGAGGTTGAAGCCGGCGGCGCACTGCCGCACGCCCATCGACGCGTATTCCCTGCGCGTCTCGCCGCAGAAGCATTTCATCAACTGGCAGCAGGATCCTTACGGAAACTTCCTCGCGCGGCTCGTGTTCCCGGAGAAGACGCGGGAGCTCAAGATCGTCGTGGACCTGGTCGCCGACATGACGGTGATCAACCCGTTCGACTTCTTTCTGGAGAAGTTCGTCGAGCGCTTTCCCTTCGAGTATCCGCCGAACCTGTTGCGCGAACTCGCACCTTTCCTCGAACGGGATGAACCCACGCCCCGCTTCGCGCAGTGGCTCGCGGCGTTCCGGAAGGAGCGCCTCCAGGGCGAGGTCGTGACGGTGGACATGCTGGTGGACATCAACCAGCGCGTGCAGCAGGCGGTGAGCTACATCGTGCGCATGGAACCGGGCGTGCAGATGCCCGAGGAGACGCTGGCCAAGGGCAGCGGTTCGTGCCGCGATTCCGGCTGGCTGCTGGTCCAGCTTCTCCGCCATCTCGGGCTGGCGGCCCGCTTCGTTTCGGGCTATCTCATCCAGCTCGCGCCGGACGTGAAGGCACTCGACGGTCCGAGCGGTCCGGCCGAGGATTTCACCGATCTGCATGCGTGGGCGGAGGTCTATCTGCCCGGGGCGGGCTGGGTCGGGCTGGATCCCACTTCGGGGTTGCTTGCCGGCGAGGGCCACATACCGCTCGCTGCGACGGCCCTGCCTTCCAGTGCCGCGCCCGTGACGGGCCTCATCGATCCGTGCGAGACCGCTTTCGAAGTGAAGATGCACGTGACGCGGGTGCACGAGGACCCGCGGGTGACGAAGCCTCTCACCCAGACGCAGTGGGAGGCCGTCGACGCCCTCGGCCGGAAGGTCGACTCGCAATTGGTGGCGTGGGACGTGCGCCTCACCATGGGCGGCGAACCGACGTTCGTGTCGGTCGACGACATGGACGGTGCCGAGTGGAACTTCAACGCGCTGGGCGACCGCAAGAGGGAACTGGCTGGCGAACTGTTGCTGCGCCTGCGCGATCGTTTCGCAAAGGATTCGGTGCTTTACCATGGCCAGGGCAAGTGGTACCCGGGCGAACCGCTGCCGCGCTGGGCGCTCGGGTTTCTGTGGAGAGACGACGGACTGCCGTTGTGGAAGAAGCCTGAACTTCTCGCAGGAGACGAGCCCGGCCGCGCGGGTCCCGCCGAGAGTTCGCAGTTCGCACGGACGCTTGCGGCATTGCTGGGCCTGCCGGCGTCCTGCCTGATTCCCGCCTACGAGGACGTCTGGTCGGCCGTAAAGGACGAAGCCCGCCTGCCGGCCAACGTCGACCCGCTGCAGAGAGACCTCGCCGATCCGGCCGCACGCACCCGTCTCGCCGCGCTGCTGGACGGAAAGCTGGGCGAAGTGCGGGGTTACGTGCTTCCCTTGCGGCCCGCTCCGGCGCAGGCCACGGCGGATTCGAAGTCGAAGGTGACGGAGGGACATCCAGGCTGGCAATCGTCTGCCTGGCCGTTGCGCCGGGAGAACCTGTATCTCGTGCCCGGCGATTCACCCATGGGATACCGCCTGCCGCTCGGTTCGCTCCCGTGGCAGGCCCCCGAGGACGAGGAGCCGATCGTTCATCCCGATCCCTTCGCCGAGCGCCTGCCGCTTCCCGCAGGCGTGGCGTTTCCGGTCGAAGCCGGCAAGACGCCGTCCGCGGGCACCCGGGACGTCATCAAGACGGCCCTCTGCATAGAGACCAGGAATGGCTGCCTGCATGTCTTCCTGCCGCCGGTGCCTGCGGTCGAGGATTTCGTGGCCTTGCTGGCCACGATCGAGGAGACCGCCGCGCGCACGGGCATCCCGCTGCGGATCGAGGGCTACCTGCCGCCTGCGGATCCCCGTGTGAAGCGTCTGTTCGTCACCCCGGATCCGGGCGTCATCGAAGTGAACGTGCATCCGGCGGACTCCTGGACCGAACTGGTGGAGAACACGCGGATCCTCTACGAGGAGGCGCGACTCACCCGGCTGGGCACCGAGAAGTTCATGCTGGACGGGCGTCACACCGGAACGGGTGGAGGCAATCACGTCACCATCGGCGGCGCGGCACCGGTCGACAGTCCGCTGCTGCGGCGCCCCGACCTGCTGCGCAGCCTGATCACGTACTGGCAGAACCATCCGGCGCTTTCCTACCTGTTCTCGGGCATGTTCATCGGGCCCACGAGCCAGGCGCCGCGGGTGGATGAGGCGCGCGACGACAGCCTGTACGAACTGGGGATCGCCTTCGACGAGATGTCGCGGCTGTCGTGTGCCGGGCAGGAAGTGCCGGAGCCCTGGCTGGTGGACAGGCTGCTGCGCCACATCCTGGTGGACGTCACCGGCAACACCCACCGTGCCGAGTTCTCCATCGACAAGCTGTACTCGCCGGACGGGCCCACCGGACGCCTCGGGCTGCTGGAATTCCGGGCCTTCGAGATGCCGCCGCACTGGCAGATGAGTGCGCTGCAACTCCTGCTGCTGCGCGCCCTGGTGGCGCGGTTCTGGAAGACACCCTACGAGGGGCGCCTGATCGACTGGGGTACGAGCCTGCACGACCGTTTCATGCTGCCGCACTTCGTGGCCGGCGACATGCAGGAGGTCATCGAGGATCTCGCGCAGTCGGGCTACGGGTTCGAGGCGGAGTGGTTCGCGCCGTTCTTCGAGTTCCGCTTCCCGCGCTACGGCACGGTCAACTATCAGGGCATCGAACTGGAGGTGCGCCAAGCCCTGGAGCCGTGGCACGTGCTGGGGGAGGAAGCCCAGGCGGGCGGCACGACGCGCTACGTGGATTCATCGGTGGAGCGGGTGCAGGTCAAGGTCCGCCACATGCACGGCAACCGCTATTCGGTGCTCTGCAACGGCAGGACCGTCCCGCTAACCTCCACGGGAACCCGCGGCGAGTTCGTCGCGGGCGTGCGATACAAGGCCTGGCAGCCGCCTGCCGCCCTGCATCCCACCATCGGCGTTCACACGCCCCTCGTGTTCGATCTCTACGACACGTTCAGCGGGCGCGCCGTCGGAGGCTGCACTTACCACGTCATGCATCCCGGCGGCCGCAACTACCAGCGCTTTCCCGTGAATGCCAACGAGGCCGAGGCAAGGCGCGTGGCCCGTTTTCTCGCGATGGGCCACACCCCGGGCGCCATGGCCTACCGGCCGGAACAGCCGAGCCAAAGCTTTCCGCTCACCCTCGATCTGCGGCGCGAACCCGATTACGGTGTCGCCATGGTGGTGGCAGGGCGCCAGATGGCCCAGGAGCAGCAACAGCAGCAATCGTGA